One Solirubrobacter pauli DNA segment encodes these proteins:
- a CDS encoding DUF1269 domain-containing protein — protein MNTLTVWRFPRPDGAEAAIAPLARTVGGIDDAALVAWPPDRQTPTTRELGTLNGPGRLWHGFWGMFLGLIFLTPLAGPSFGAAAGAVAGSLADFGVADDFVKRVRESVTPGTSALFVLSGRAAAVHVAEGLHGLAVEALRSELSPEQERHLRDALADR, from the coding sequence GTGAACACGCTCACGGTCTGGCGGTTCCCGCGCCCCGACGGGGCCGAGGCGGCGATCGCGCCGCTCGCCCGCACGGTCGGCGGGATCGACGACGCCGCGCTGGTCGCCTGGCCACCGGACCGGCAGACGCCGACGACGCGGGAGCTGGGCACGCTGAACGGGCCGGGCCGGCTGTGGCACGGGTTCTGGGGCATGTTCCTCGGGCTGATCTTCCTCACGCCGCTCGCCGGGCCGTCGTTCGGCGCGGCCGCGGGTGCGGTCGCCGGCAGCCTGGCCGACTTCGGCGTCGCCGACGACTTCGTCAAGCGCGTGCGCGAGAGCGTCACACCGGGCACGTCGGCGCTGTTCGTGCTCAGCGGCCGCGCGGCCGCGGTCCACGTGGCCGAAGGGCTGCACGGGCTCGCCGTCGAGGCGCTGCGCTCGGAGCTCTCGCCCGAGCAGGAGCGGCACCTACGCGACGCGCTCGCGGACCGCTGA
- a CDS encoding LuxR C-terminal-related transcriptional regulator: protein MVVDTVPALVLHPTRHATPSGPPPPLPGPGTVPRARLVRRLVDAQDARIAVLAAPAGYGKSTLVSEWALRDDRPFAYVALAGAHDERLTRLLARSAPAGGQVLVVDDAQHASPDVLRGLLETAATWPRGRTLALVSRWAPPGPIGRWRAHRRVVEIGPEDLAMTHLEAAMLVAATGLRLEPAQVDLLLGRTQGWPAALYLAARTLAQAPDPQLALGALSGGEPLLASFLRDDVLGALTPGQRAFARRCSVLEELSAPACDAVLDTHGSGPALEELVRRGLPLTASDACTLRLAVHPLLAGMLRAERARVEPELESTLQRRAALWHAAEAHPRPALTHALAAGDTPLAGRLLWALARPAAAGLPTEPLEPWMPRFDARAVAANAPLALAVATHRLLTGRRAAAERALDAAERALAARTAPADGRATHAATPSGPADERATVGATPDVRAGERAAHPAATAANERAAQLVAPPGFACDDGAAAVALLRACLAQHGLEDMAADAAQARTLLPPWSPWHALALLLAGVAAHLGGDADAAAPLLEEAADRADELPVVAALAHAQLALTAADRDAWDEAAECAATAHAALTTGVPGAVRALVLATGAVVAAQRGDIAQARHDAVDARRLLAARTDFVPWVLAEAEIWLARAEILLSDGPAARGGLTRAAHLQPRVPGDRTLERWIHDGWARADAFAETATGDGPMLTNAELRVLRLLPSHMSFREIGQRLHVSTNTVKTQALAVYRKLDVSCRSDAVARGRSAGLIGEA from the coding sequence GTGGTCGTCGACACCGTCCCTGCGCTCGTCCTGCACCCCACTCGGCACGCGACGCCGAGTGGGCCCCCGCCACCGCTCCCCGGGCCGGGCACCGTCCCGCGGGCGCGGCTCGTGCGTCGCCTCGTCGACGCGCAGGACGCGCGGATCGCGGTCCTCGCCGCTCCCGCCGGCTACGGCAAGAGCACGCTGGTGAGCGAGTGGGCGCTGCGCGACGACCGGCCGTTCGCCTACGTCGCGCTGGCCGGGGCGCACGACGAGCGGCTCACGCGCCTGCTGGCGCGGTCGGCGCCGGCCGGTGGGCAGGTGCTGGTGGTCGACGACGCGCAGCACGCGTCCCCCGACGTGCTGCGCGGCCTGCTCGAGACCGCCGCGACGTGGCCGCGCGGACGTACGCTGGCACTCGTGTCCCGTTGGGCGCCGCCCGGCCCGATCGGCCGCTGGCGCGCCCACCGGCGCGTCGTCGAGATCGGGCCGGAGGACCTCGCGATGACCCACCTCGAGGCCGCGATGCTCGTCGCGGCCACCGGGCTGCGGCTCGAGCCGGCGCAGGTCGACCTGCTGCTCGGGCGGACGCAGGGCTGGCCGGCGGCGCTCTACCTCGCGGCGCGGACCCTGGCCCAGGCACCCGACCCGCAGCTCGCCCTCGGGGCGTTGAGCGGCGGCGAGCCCTTGCTCGCGAGCTTCCTCCGTGACGACGTGCTGGGCGCCCTGACGCCCGGCCAGCGCGCGTTCGCCCGGCGCTGCTCGGTGCTCGAAGAGCTCAGCGCCCCGGCCTGCGACGCCGTCCTGGACACGCACGGCTCCGGGCCGGCGCTCGAGGAGCTCGTGCGCCGCGGGCTGCCGCTGACCGCGTCGGACGCCTGCACGCTGCGCCTCGCGGTCCACCCCCTGCTGGCGGGGATGCTCCGCGCCGAGCGCGCCCGCGTCGAACCCGAGCTCGAGTCGACCTTGCAGCGCCGCGCCGCGCTCTGGCACGCGGCGGAAGCCCACCCTCGACCGGCGTTGACGCACGCCCTCGCCGCCGGCGACACGCCGCTCGCCGGCCGCCTGCTCTGGGCGCTCGCACGCCCGGCGGCCGCCGGCCTGCCGACCGAGCCGCTCGAACCGTGGATGCCCCGCTTCGACGCCCGCGCCGTGGCCGCGAATGCCCCGCTGGCGCTGGCCGTCGCCACACACCGCCTGTTGACGGGCCGCCGCGCCGCCGCCGAACGCGCCCTGGACGCGGCCGAACGCGCACTCGCCGCACGCACAGCACCCGCGGACGGCCGCGCCACGCACGCCGCCACCCCCAGCGGGCCCGCCGACGAACGCGCCACCGTCGGCGCCACGCCGGACGTGCGCGCCGGCGAGCGCGCCGCGCACCCCGCCGCAACGGCCGCGAACGAACGCGCCGCGCAGCTCGTCGCTCCCCCGGGCTTCGCGTGCGACGACGGCGCCGCTGCGGTCGCGCTCCTGCGCGCGTGCCTCGCCCAGCACGGGCTCGAGGACATGGCCGCGGACGCCGCCCAGGCGCGGACGCTGCTTCCGCCGTGGAGCCCGTGGCACGCGCTGGCGCTGCTGCTGGCCGGTGTCGCCGCGCATCTCGGCGGCGACGCGGACGCCGCTGCGCCCCTGCTTGAAGAGGCCGCCGACCGCGCGGACGAGCTGCCGGTCGTCGCCGCGCTCGCGCACGCGCAGCTCGCGCTCACCGCCGCCGACCGCGACGCCTGGGACGAGGCCGCCGAGTGCGCGGCGACGGCGCACGCCGCGCTCACGACCGGCGTGCCCGGCGCCGTCCGGGCGCTCGTGCTGGCCACGGGCGCGGTCGTCGCCGCGCAGCGCGGGGACATCGCGCAGGCGCGGCACGACGCCGTCGACGCGCGGCGGCTGCTCGCGGCGCGCACCGACTTCGTGCCGTGGGTGCTCGCGGAGGCCGAGATCTGGCTCGCGCGCGCCGAGATCCTGCTCAGCGACGGGCCGGCCGCGCGCGGCGGGCTCACGCGCGCCGCGCACCTGCAGCCCCGCGTGCCCGGCGACCGCACGCTGGAACGCTGGATCCACGACGGCTGGGCCCGGGCGGACGCCTTCGCGGAGACGGCCACCGGCGACGGTCCGATGCTCACCAACGCGGAGCTGCGCGTGCTGCGGCTGCTGCCGAGCCACATGTCGTTCCGCGAGATCGGCCAGCGGCTGCACGTGTCGACCAACACGGTCAAGACGCAGGCGCTCGCGGTCTACCGCAAGCTCGACGTGTCCTGCCGCTCGGACGCGGTCGCCCGTGGGCGCAGCGCCGGCCTGATCGGCGAGGCGTGA
- a CDS encoding RDD family protein, giving the protein MTDGSASPVYAGLATRTFAFAIDALVINVVAWFVGVVVALGLSLLTIPDGVMTALAAIGAGIALLWTAVYFVFFWSGTGQTIGDRLLGITVRDAGSLEALSLRRAALRVLVLPLSAIPLCAGFLMILVDRRRRALHDRLVHTVVIYAEPVRARRPATVSAVRERVA; this is encoded by the coding sequence GTGACCGACGGGTCCGCGTCGCCGGTGTATGCCGGCCTGGCGACGCGGACCTTCGCGTTCGCGATCGACGCGCTCGTGATCAACGTCGTCGCGTGGTTCGTGGGGGTCGTGGTCGCGCTCGGCCTCTCGCTGCTGACGATCCCGGACGGCGTGATGACGGCCCTCGCGGCGATCGGCGCGGGGATCGCGTTGCTGTGGACGGCCGTCTACTTCGTGTTCTTCTGGTCGGGCACCGGGCAGACGATCGGGGATCGCCTGCTCGGGATCACCGTGCGCGACGCGGGCTCGCTGGAGGCGCTGTCGCTGCGACGGGCGGCGCTGCGGGTGCTGGTCCTGCCGCTGTCGGCGATCCCGTTGTGCGCGGGCTTCCTGATGATCCTGGTCGACCGCCGCCGCCGCGCGTTGCACGACCGGCTCGTGCACACCGTCGTGATCTACGCGGAGCCCGTGCGGGCGCGCCGCCCGGCGACGGTGTCAGCGGTCCGCGAGCGCGTCGCGTAG
- a CDS encoding DUF1269 domain-containing protein yields the protein MSTLIAIAYPDAATAERVRAELIQATKEHLLTLEDAVVVEHQPDGKIKLHQAMSLTGAGAAGGAMWGGLIGLLFLVPLFGMAIGAASGAVAGKMTDAGVDDNLVKQLGAKMPPGGAALIALGQAGARDKVLERLAPFGGEIVQTSLSEDDEERLRAALGAAAVA from the coding sequence ATGAGCACACTCATAGCGATCGCCTATCCCGATGCCGCCACCGCGGAACGGGTACGGGCCGAGCTGATCCAGGCCACCAAGGAGCACTTGCTGACGCTCGAAGACGCAGTGGTCGTCGAGCACCAGCCCGACGGCAAGATCAAGCTCCACCAGGCGATGAGCCTCACGGGAGCGGGCGCGGCGGGCGGCGCGATGTGGGGCGGTCTCATCGGGCTGCTGTTCCTCGTGCCGCTGTTCGGCATGGCCATCGGCGCCGCCTCCGGAGCGGTCGCGGGCAAGATGACCGACGCCGGCGTCGACGACAACCTCGTCAAGCAGCTCGGCGCGAAGATGCCGCCGGGCGGTGCCGCCCTGATCGCGCTCGGCCAGGCCGGCGCGCGCGACAAGGTGCTCGAGCGCCTCGCGCCGTTCGGCGGCGAGATCGTGCAGACCTCCCTCAGCGAGGACGACGAGGAGCGCCTCCGGGCCGCCCTCGGTGCGGCCGCCGTCGCCTGA
- a CDS encoding cation-translocating P-type ATPase has product MATTAPPPTPAEVPTWHALSREGATHELDVVPEQGLTSAEAAERLRRYGPNRFAEAKAEPRWHAFLRQYRDPMQIVLLAAGVISIYPVKQPGTGIMILLLTLLNAVLGLNQEGKAAAAVAALAKMMIVKARVRRDGKLTQLAAEELVPGDVVNVEAGDVVPADGRVLAAATLEVAESALTGESVPVGKGVESVAAPDAALGDRTDMVYMNTNVTRGTGEFVVTATGMGTEVGHISGMLQQTQEAKSPLTLQLEKLTKQLVTIAGLALVASVVLNMWRGQSFTEVFTVAVAFSIAAIPTGLPAVVTTILSRGTRLLADANAIVKRLRSTETLGATSAICSDKTGTLTLNQMTAVELTIPGRRYTVSGSGYSTEGRIKHVAGEPPIDLEPFMLPLALACDAVLTDAGEMIGDPTEGALVVLAEKGGLDLDQTRERYPRVAELPFDTAYKLMATFHRMTDESGQDVVRAFVKGAPDQLLARSAWRLDPALLAARVDDGFRTRYLDENERLGKQGLRVMATARKDFAPEAFDPGSDLLALMTDLTLLALVGIVDPPRPAAKAAIATAHAAGIQVRMITGDHAVTAEAIAQQLGIRGRAITGAQFAALSEEQADAEIDGIGVIARVTPEQKVRLVDILKRKGHVVGMTGDGVNDAPALKRADIGIAMGITGTEVSKEAAAMILTDDNFATIVKAIELGRRLYDNLVKYIRFQMGALAGMVLTFLGASLLNIVSGIPFLPMQTLWVNFTTQVFQAIGLGYGDASEGVMERRPRKPDQPILHRADTRWFVVAGLVMATATLGVAAWAEHEHGADLARTMALTTFAVSNLVFSFATRDEWRTVFSLDTFNDRTFVIASLLSAVAIILTTELGFLQRVLDTVPLTGHQWLICLGAGLTVLVASEIRKLAHGRR; this is encoded by the coding sequence ATGGCGACCACCGCCCCGCCGCCGACCCCGGCCGAAGTGCCCACCTGGCACGCGCTCTCGCGCGAAGGCGCCACGCACGAGCTCGACGTCGTGCCCGAGCAGGGCCTGACGAGCGCCGAAGCCGCCGAGCGCCTGCGCCGCTACGGACCCAACCGCTTCGCCGAGGCCAAGGCCGAGCCCCGCTGGCACGCGTTCCTGCGCCAGTACCGGGACCCGATGCAGATCGTCCTCCTGGCGGCCGGCGTGATCTCGATCTACCCCGTCAAGCAGCCCGGCACGGGGATCATGATCCTGCTGCTGACGCTGCTGAACGCGGTGCTCGGCCTCAACCAGGAGGGCAAGGCCGCCGCGGCGGTCGCGGCGCTGGCGAAGATGATGATCGTCAAGGCGCGCGTGCGCCGCGACGGCAAGCTCACGCAGCTGGCGGCCGAGGAGCTCGTGCCCGGTGACGTCGTGAACGTCGAGGCCGGTGACGTCGTGCCGGCGGACGGCCGCGTGCTGGCGGCCGCGACGCTGGAGGTCGCCGAGTCGGCCCTCACGGGCGAGAGCGTGCCCGTGGGCAAGGGCGTCGAGTCGGTCGCGGCGCCGGACGCCGCGCTCGGCGACCGCACGGACATGGTCTACATGAACACGAACGTCACGCGCGGGACGGGCGAGTTCGTCGTCACCGCGACCGGGATGGGGACCGAGGTCGGGCACATCTCCGGGATGCTCCAGCAGACGCAGGAGGCGAAGTCCCCGCTGACGCTGCAGCTGGAGAAGCTGACCAAGCAGCTCGTCACCATCGCCGGCCTCGCGCTGGTCGCGTCCGTCGTGCTCAACATGTGGCGCGGGCAGAGCTTCACCGAAGTCTTCACGGTCGCGGTCGCCTTCTCGATCGCCGCGATCCCGACCGGGCTGCCCGCCGTGGTGACGACGATCCTGTCGCGCGGCACGCGCCTGCTCGCGGACGCGAACGCGATCGTCAAGCGGCTGCGCTCGACCGAGACGCTCGGCGCCACCTCGGCGATCTGCTCGGACAAGACCGGGACGCTGACGCTCAACCAGATGACCGCGGTCGAGCTCACCATCCCGGGCCGGCGCTACACGGTCTCGGGCAGCGGCTACTCGACCGAGGGCCGGATCAAGCACGTCGCGGGCGAGCCGCCGATCGATCTCGAGCCGTTCATGCTGCCGCTCGCGCTGGCCTGCGACGCCGTCCTCACGGACGCGGGCGAGATGATCGGCGACCCCACCGAGGGCGCGCTCGTCGTGCTGGCCGAGAAGGGCGGCCTGGACCTCGACCAGACGCGCGAGCGCTACCCGCGCGTCGCCGAGCTTCCGTTCGACACGGCCTACAAGCTGATGGCGACGTTCCACCGGATGACCGACGAGTCCGGCCAGGACGTCGTGCGCGCGTTCGTGAAGGGCGCGCCCGACCAGCTGCTGGCCCGCAGCGCCTGGCGGCTGGACCCCGCGCTGCTGGCCGCGCGCGTCGACGACGGCTTCCGCACGCGCTACCTCGACGAGAACGAGCGGCTCGGCAAGCAGGGGCTGCGCGTGATGGCGACCGCGCGCAAGGACTTCGCCCCGGAGGCGTTCGACCCCGGCAGCGACCTGCTGGCGCTGATGACCGACCTGACGCTGCTCGCGCTCGTCGGCATCGTCGACCCGCCGCGGCCGGCCGCCAAGGCGGCGATCGCGACCGCCCACGCCGCCGGCATCCAGGTGCGCATGATCACCGGCGACCACGCCGTCACGGCGGAGGCGATCGCGCAGCAGCTCGGCATCCGCGGCCGCGCGATCACCGGCGCCCAGTTCGCCGCGCTCAGCGAGGAGCAGGCGGACGCGGAGATCGACGGCATCGGCGTGATCGCCCGCGTCACGCCCGAGCAGAAGGTCCGGCTCGTGGACATCCTCAAGCGCAAGGGCCACGTCGTCGGCATGACCGGCGACGGCGTCAACGACGCCCCGGCCCTCAAGCGCGCCGACATCGGGATCGCGATGGGCATCACCGGCACCGAGGTCTCCAAGGAGGCCGCCGCGATGATCCTCACCGACGACAACTTCGCCACGATCGTCAAGGCGATCGAGCTCGGCCGGCGGCTGTACGACAACCTCGTCAAGTACATCCGCTTCCAGATGGGCGCGCTGGCCGGGATGGTCCTGACGTTCCTCGGCGCGAGCCTCCTGAACATCGTCTCCGGGATCCCGTTCCTGCCGATGCAGACGCTGTGGGTGAACTTCACCACGCAGGTGTTCCAGGCGATCGGCCTCGGCTACGGGGACGCGAGCGAGGGCGTGATGGAGCGCCGCCCGCGCAAGCCCGACCAGCCGATCCTGCACCGCGCCGACACGCGCTGGTTCGTGGTCGCCGGGCTCGTGATGGCGACAGCGACGCTCGGCGTGGCCGCCTGGGCCGAGCACGAGCACGGCGCGGACCTCGCACGGACGATGGCGTTGACGACGTTCGCCGTCTCGAACCTGGTGTTCTCGTTCGCGACCCGTGACGAGTGGCGCACCGTGTTCAGCCTGGACACGTTCAACGACCGCACGTTCGTGATCGCGTCCCTGCTGTCGGCGGTGGCGATCATCCTCACGACCGAGCTCGGGTTCCTGCAGCGCGTGCTGGACACGGTGCCGCTGACCGGCCACCAGTGGCTGATCTGCCTCGGCGCCGGGCTCACGGTGCTGGTGGCGTCGGAGATCCGGAAGCTGGCCCATGGCCGCCGGTGA
- a CDS encoding DUF6325 family protein: MTQEPLDEMGPIDYAVFEWPGRQPQGDAVPLLIDLADRGIIRILDIALMVKGEDGTVAAVDLGDLEGQGSAFEQFAGASSGLLAQDDLDEAAEALAPGTSAAVLVWENRWAAPVAVAVRRSGGQLVASGRIQIQAILAALEAEEAGTPSTL; this comes from the coding sequence GTGACGCAGGAACCGCTCGACGAGATGGGCCCGATCGACTACGCCGTCTTCGAATGGCCCGGCCGTCAGCCGCAGGGGGACGCGGTCCCGCTGCTGATCGACCTCGCGGACCGCGGCATCATCCGCATCCTCGACATCGCACTCATGGTCAAGGGCGAGGACGGCACCGTGGCCGCCGTCGACCTCGGCGACCTCGAAGGCCAAGGCAGCGCGTTCGAGCAGTTCGCCGGCGCGTCCTCCGGCCTGCTCGCGCAGGACGACCTCGACGAGGCCGCCGAGGCGCTCGCGCCCGGCACCTCCGCCGCGGTCCTCGTGTGGGAGAACCGCTGGGCCGCGCCGGTCGCGGTCGCCGTCCGCCGCTCGGGCGGCCAGCTCGTCGCGAGCGGCCGCATCCAGATCCAGGCCATCCTCGCCGCGCTGGAGGCGGAAGAGGCCGGCACCCCGTCCACGCTCTGA
- a CDS encoding SHOCT domain-containing protein, with protein MPGLLRGMARTAVVAGTATAVSNRVSRRQANRWAQQGTYPPQYAEPEPAPAPSAPPVDPVEQLRELAKLRDDGILTEEEFAAEKRKVLG; from the coding sequence ATGCCCGGACTCTTGCGCGGGATGGCCCGCACCGCGGTCGTCGCCGGCACGGCGACGGCCGTGAGCAACCGCGTGTCCCGCCGCCAGGCCAACCGATGGGCCCAGCAGGGAACGTATCCGCCGCAGTACGCGGAACCCGAGCCCGCCCCGGCGCCGTCGGCTCCGCCCGTGGACCCGGTCGAGCAGCTGCGCGAGCTCGCCAAGCTGCGCGACGACGGCATCCTCACCGAGGAGGAGTTCGCCGCCGAGAAGCGCAAGGTCCTGGGCTGA
- a CDS encoding DUF7144 family membrane protein, which produces MAKTQMPPRTTATSDSGAWTGWIIFASLMLGVVGSINIIQGLVALSRDDYFLVQSGNDLLLFDFVAWGWVLIVWGCLQVAAAVGLNMGMGWSRWLAIGIASIGIVIQMLFLSAYPIWSAMIIALDVIVVYALTARWAEARAGL; this is translated from the coding sequence ATGGCCAAGACGCAGATGCCGCCCCGCACGACCGCCACGAGCGACAGCGGGGCCTGGACCGGCTGGATCATCTTCGCCTCGCTGATGCTGGGCGTGGTCGGCTCGATCAACATCATCCAGGGCCTCGTGGCGTTGTCGCGCGACGACTACTTCCTGGTCCAGAGCGGCAACGACCTGTTGCTGTTCGACTTCGTCGCCTGGGGCTGGGTGCTGATCGTCTGGGGCTGCCTGCAGGTGGCGGCCGCCGTCGGGCTGAACATGGGCATGGGCTGGTCGCGCTGGCTCGCGATCGGCATCGCGTCGATCGGCATCGTGATCCAGATGCTGTTCCTCTCCGCCTATCCCATCTGGTCGGCGATGATCATCGCGCTGGACGTGATCGTGGTCTACGCGCTCACCGCGCGCTGGGCGGAGGCCCGGGCGGGGTTGTAG